A single genomic interval of Leishmania panamensis strain MHOM/PA/94/PSC-1 chromosome 25 sequence harbors:
- a CDS encoding hypothetical protein (TriTrypDB/GeneDB-style sysID: LpmP.25.0700) — protein MSSAAATHLQRLLDGYVSATLDCHGRKLLPNGNGAYARNSHTLALDAAEVMCYLPFFSTAFDASGGGIASRRSLHLDPSQLFVAATGPTTQPTVDGARSSDALSSFILYLGDVVERHLHAFMSAVSVGPPFTTLRFAVELRHGSASDGRSNNESSTHDRSASERGYRGGGGPYVNFVAWVALEVYRLLARGAESRQCERRAAGGATSVDAGVRTDAYVRWEREIGERVSAAMATAQKLEATRTGCSDVRWDNALRAVSSATDARLDDVFATYPHFFYLFMCTELLPDLQLRLHRCDEANCNAPPLVRLRQALRSTAVAEPTDDQSLTHPTPFLHTVFWEDAVSLLYCRSTGSAPVMGPETTMRSDSGFTRIATTPGQTSVFVVAAVASTLAVPLLRPACRWIDRFAHLSSTAEAHSQRPVVVEEEQNRAQAVMHILDVCMRSMQVVPFPMYDSCDADMPLSLGSSEMAGSWLIPSTSSPLHVRSMPLFGLRRQRRAVVLPGLSIAATRIRSLAAAYSGKVSTVDTATPDMLVPAGTCVWSPAGALAQVSWTEAQLSMSAVAPCCDDANAPFTSISAVPASNLHPVELFLLFEDVPSDAAALGRLRAALDAEVCEGWVVLVVQASVPKATQQCVESTWGTDARPVLLLSGLGWWGLQQLALRFNVQPNTSATDAHCLRGVRRRLHHDSGADQPQERRGCGVAALPLHGQQYAPSSSLSADDGVQNQLPEKGYSRHTRYATAFVEGREHYLFVVGECTDGVEPSTSSTPTGMKSEHTAGAVADPTGTVLSHAPPTSLPLPPSRSPLSPPTMSMHFCDDSEESSSSSLPHRSSSSGSTFSDATAAAAMTADGAGGEVMRAWDGDAAVPPIPFVVVSVLVGAATRGTQQELVYDIGYHWRLLLHQLVLPEPLCCQVPTSGERGATAMAIRKLNSVLQSPLPSRFASASPAWVPTSVYTPEQLRALGALRDALFSYELLSLQRGPEGRTLDESWQELERYTEPNTSPYEGCSEPPTESWLAIQSAYLAVANCVDELCHTVVLGGGDGDTSANNSEPRGSARRDLYFFPVI, from the coding sequence ATGtcttctgccgccgccacacatCTGCAGCGGCTACTGGACGGGTACGTTTCCGCCACCCTCGACTGTCATGGGCGGAAACTTCTCCCAAATGGCAATGGCGCATATGCCAGGAACTCGCATACATTGGCGCTCGACGCAGCAGAAGTGATGTGCTACCTGCCATTTTTTTCGACTGCATTCGACGCTTCTGGTGGAGGCATCGCATCGCGAAGGTCGTTGCATCTCGATCCTTCGCAACTATTTGTGGCAGCGACCGGCCCCACTACACAACCGACAGTGGACGGGGCAAGGTCAAGTGATGCCTTATCGTCTTTTATTCTCTACCTTGGCGACGTGGTGGAGCGACATCTGCACGCGTTCATGTCGGCTGTCTCCGTAGGGCCCCCGTTCACAACCTTGCGCTTCGCAGTTGAGCTGAGACACGGCAGCGCTTCTGACGGTCGCAGTAATAATGAAAGCAGTACACATGACCGCAGTGCGAGCGAGCGTGGCtaccgtggcggcggtggcccgTACGTGAACTTCGTCGCTTGGGTGGCGTTGGAGGTGTATCGGCTCTTGGCGCGAGGCGCCGAGTCTCGGCAGTGTGAGCGGCGAGCCGCCGGTGGTGCCACGTCTGTGGATGCCGGGGTGCGCACCGACGCGTATGTACGCTGGGAACGCGAGATTGGGGAGCGTGTGTCTGCTGCCATGGCTACCGCGCAGAAGCTCGAAGCAACGCGTACTGGTTGCAGTGATGTGCGCTGGGACAATGCACTGCGGGCTGTTTCTTCTGCCACTGATGCGCGGCTCGATGACGTCTTCGCCACCTACCCACACTTCTTCTACCTGTTCATGTGCACGGAGCTTCTTCCGGACCTTCAGCTGCGCTTGCACAGGTGCGACGAGGCGAACTGCAACGCTCCGCCTCTGGTAAGGCTGCGCCAGGCGCTGCGGAGTACTGCAGTGGCCGAGCCCACGGATGACCAGTCGTTAACTCATCCAACGCCCTTTTTGCATACGGTATTTTGGGAGGACGCGGTGTCACTTCTCTACTGTCGATCCACTGGATCTGCCCCTGTTATGGGCCCGGAGACAACAatgcgcagcgacagcggttTCACTCGTATTGCCACCACCCCTGGGCAAACGTCGGTCttcgtggtggcggcggtggcgtcaaCGCTGGCAGTGCCCCTCTTGAGGCCTGCGTGCCGCTGGATCGATCGATTTGCCCATTTAAGCTCGACAGCAGAGGCACATTCACAGAGGCCTGTCGTagtggaggaagagcagaatCGCGCACAGGCAGTTATGCACATATTGGACGTGTGCATGCGCTCTATGCAGGTGGTTCCGTTTCCGATGTATGACAGCTGCGATGCGGATATGCCGCTCAGCCTTGGCAGCTCCGAGATGGCAGGCAGCTGGCTGATACCGTCAACGTCATCGCCGCTACATGTCCGATCCATGCCGTTGTTTGGGCTGCGGAGACAGCGGCGCGCTGTGGTACTACCGGGGCTGTCAATTGCAGCCACCCGCATCCGCTCTCTAGCTGCGGCGTATTCGGGAAAGGTGAGCACAGTTGACACTGCTACACCGGACATGTTAGTGCCTGctggcacgtgtgtgtggtcgcCTGCGGGTGCGTTGGCGCAGGTGTCGTGGACGGAGGCGCAACTCAGCATGTCAGCTGTGGCACCGTGCTGCGACGATGCTAACGCACCTTTTACATCTATCAGCGCGGTTCCGGCATCGAATTTGCACCCGGTTGAGTTGTTTTTGCTGTTCGAAGACGTACCATCTGACGCGGCGGCATTGGGCCGCTTGCGCGCTGCGCTGGATGCCGAGGTGTGCGAGGGATGGGTTGTTCTTGTCGTCCAGGCCTCGGTTCCGAAAGCTACGCAGCAGTGCGTAGAGTCTACTTGGGGCACAGACGCGCGTCCTGTCCTGCTTCTCAGCGGGCTCGGATGGTGGGGGCTTCAGCAGTTGGCGTTGCGCTTCAATGTGCAACCTAACACATccgccaccgacgcacaTTGTCTGCGCGGGGTGCGACGCCGTCTCCACCACGATAGCGGTGCCGATCAGCCTCAGGAGCGCCGAGGCTGCGGCGTTGCCGCTCTCCCGCTGCATGGACAGCAGTACGCGCCATCGTCTTCCCTGTCAGCGGACGATGGTGTGCAAAACCAGCTGCCAGAAAAGGGGTATTCACGACACACGCGCTATGCCACGGCCTTCGTAGAGGGGCGCGAGCACTACCTCTTTGTGGTAGGAGAGTGTACTGATGGGGTAGAGCCCAGCACCAGTAGTACTCCTACAGGGATGAAGTCAGAACACACCGCTGGTGCGGTGGCCGACCCTACCGGCACGGTTCTCTCTCACGCCCCGCCAACTTCCTTGCCCCTCCCGCCCTCGCGGTCGCCACTGTCCCCACCCACCATGTCCATGCACTTTTGCGACGACTCGGAGgagtccagcagcagctccctcccccaccgctcctccagcagtgGATCCACTTTCTCTGacgcaacggcagcggcagccatgACAGCAGACGGGGCTGGCGGAGAGGTGATGCGGGCGTGGGATGGTGACGCGGCAGTGCCGCCAATACCCTTCGTCGTGGTGAGTGTCCTGGTTGGGGCCGCAACTAGAGGAACACAACAGGAGTTGGTGTACGATATCGGCTACCACTGGCGCCTCCTTCTGCATCAGCTAGTTCTACCTGAGCCACTTTGTTGTCAGGTGCCCACAAGCGGCGAGCGAGGGGCAACGGCCATGGCGATCCGTAAGTTGAACTCTGTGCTGCAGTCACCTCTGCCAAGCAGATTcgcctctgcttctcctgcttGGGTACCCACGTCGGTGTACACcccggagcagctgcgtgcgctggGTGCCTTGAGGgacgccctcttctcttacGAGCTTCTTTCCCTACAGCGTGGGCCGGAGGGACGAACGCTAGATGAGTCATGGCAAGAGCTGGAGCGATACACAGAGCCTAACACGAGCCCATACGAGGGATGCTCTGAGCCACCGACCGAGTCGTGGCTCGCTATCCAAAGTGCTTACCTAGCAGTGGCTAACTGCGTGGATGAGCTCTGTCAcaccgtcgtcctcggcggGGGCGATGGTGATACCTCTGCGAATAACAGCGAGCCACGAGGCAGCGCCAGACGCGACCTCTACTTTTTCCCCGTGATCTGA